In Daphnia pulex isolate KAP4 chromosome 7, ASM2113471v1, one genomic interval encodes:
- the LOC124197408 gene encoding NADPH oxidase 4-like → MVNMFSSSWLRPSHAFHAVWLILNGIIFWNTYRLYKGQPQYYYLHQILGSGLCISRGTGAVLNVSCGLILLPTCKRAATTLRRYCCRLLGRCGLSARFIRLFFNQAERFHITCAFTVIIASVIHTGAHLVNAVNCSLYYNHRWIEVNIAESPGQDPLQLVFFTLPGITGVLMMLILTMILVTSASWFRTRHFNTFYYSHHFLFGPFLVLLVFHPTSGMLKEQTNWRDHWPGNDDQDGPPPVFIPMKGYTWLYVTIPIIFYLFDWSWRKVSRRQPVSVSRVVVHEPDVIELVVDRWMSHSQPGQYVFLQCPVISGFQWHPFSLSSCCDMTHASWTVHMKTRGDWCKQLKSLLGKTQRDDVELYVDGPFSSPFSDVINSRTVICIAGGIGFTPFLCVIHNLIRNGWNARPERLHIVFCVQKAESLLWASAAIDQLIEDAWASPRPDKLEIRLHVTRPAPAACRGFSPVEIILSQKYPNLLRRLEYGRPKWKELFTSWKETYSRERVDVFSCGPRELNRQIEQMCRSISNFTLAYESFS, encoded by the exons ATGGTCAACATGTTTTCGTCGAGTTGGCTCCGCCCATCGCACGCCTTTCAC GCCGTCTGGTTAATATTGAACGGAATTATTTTCTGGAATACTTACCGCCTCTACAAAGGGCAACCCCAGTACTATTACCTCCATCAAATTCTAGGA AGCGGTTTGTGCATTTCGCGCGGTACGGGAGCCGTTTTGAATGTCAGTTGCGGTCTTATACTTCTGCCGACTTGCAAGCGGGCAGCCACCACCTTGCGCCGTTATTGTTGTCGTCTTCTGGGTCGTTGTGGCTTATCAGCCCGTTTTATCCGTCTGTTTTTCAACCAAGCCGAACGGTTTCACATCACTTGCGCTTTCACCGTCATTATCGCTTCGG TTATTCATACCGGAGCCCATTTGGTCAACGCGGTCAATTGTTCGCTCTATTACAACCACCGATGGATTGAAGTCAACATTGCGGAATCACCCGGACAGGATCCTTTACAGTTGGTCTTCTTTACAc TTCCAGGGATTACGGGTGTGTTGATGATGTTGATACTGACAATGATCCTAGTGACGTCCGCCAGTTGGTTCCGCACCCGACATTTTAACACATTTTACTACAGTCATCACTTTCTGTTCGGACCCTTTTTAGTCCTCCTGGTCTTCCATCCCACCAG CGGAATGCTGAAGGAGCAAACGAATTGGCGGGACCACTGGCCGGGGAACGACGACCAAGATGGGCCGCCTCCAGTTTTCATACCCATGAAGGGCTACACTTGGCTTTATGTGACGATTCCGATTATCTTTTACCTTTTCGACTGGAGTTGGCGCAAAGTCAGTCGGCGCCAGCCGGTCAGCGTGTCCCGCGTCGTCGTGCACGAACCAGACGTTATCGAACTGGTTGTTGATCGCTGGATGAGTCATTCCCAGCCTGGACAA TACGTGTTCCTTCAATGTCCAGTCATCTCTGGTTTCCAGTGGCatccattctctctctcttcg tgtTGTGATATGACTCACGCCAGTTGGACGGTCCACATGAAAACTAGGGGAGATTGGTGCA AGCAATTGAAAAGTCTCCTAGGAAAAACCCAGAGAGATGATGTCGAGCTTTATGTGGATGGCCCATTTTCCAGTCCGTTTTCTGACGTCATCAACAGCAGAACGGTGATCTGCATAGCCGGGGGTATCGGATTCACGCCTTTCTTGTGTGTCATCCACAACTTAAT ACGGAACGGCTGGAACGCCCGACCGGAGCGCCTGCATATCGTTTTTTGCGTCCAAAAGGCGGAAAGTCTTTTGTGGGCATCGGCTGCCATCGATCAACTGATCGAGGACGCGTGGGCTAGTCCTCGTCCAGATAAGCTGGAAATTAGACTCCACGTTACACGCCCAGCCCCTGCGGCCTGTCGTGGTTTCTCGCCA GTGGAAATTATTCTTAGCCAAAAATACCCAAATCTCCTTCGGCGATTGGAATACGGTCGTCCAAAGTGGAAGGAACTTTTCACGTCGTGGAAAGAGACTTATTCCAG GGAACGGGTGGACGTTTTCAGCTGCGGACCCAGAGAATTAAACCGCCAGATTGAACAGATGTGCCGCTCCATTTCCAATTTCACTCTAGCCTACGAAAGTTTCTCTTGA
- the LOC124197409 gene encoding uncharacterized protein LOC124197409 yields the protein MFSVKLLSALLLITAGSCSAQFDDGGFPDILKQSAFEEIIGNYYAFDPFLQTGRKGRELNGARDELQFSAIEPIFESSPQTNTNDDSTYYSIPPAFTPSESKDRDEFQDSVISPALVTRTAPVHHDSIRQLNDLQNNSPFKFETEFNSFDSDDYPQYPPFLTEQSARQQQQAQQLSLDATPERSLPKYVIGVASEDGTEDNFFDTKPAHHAPTVRRHSLYRDQFVRRPSAQPQQLLLDESPFARRSLRYANANEEPRYNRPRSNRRSTAEEIRRYSRNIRNGHYIASKVLWRDPHSLADGQLRNRRFLGVIRPSVYAD from the exons ATG TTTTCCGTGAAGCTTCTAAGCGCCTTACTGCTGATCACAGCTGGCTCGTGTTCAGCCCAGTTTGACGACGGAGGATTTCCGGATATCCTCAAGCAATCGGCTTTTGAGGAAATCATCGGCAACTATTACGCCTTCGATCCTTTCCTGCAGACTGGCCGCAAAGGTCGTGAATTGAACGGCGCCAGAGACGAATTGCAGTTTTCGGCCATTGAACCGATCTTCGAGTCCTCACCGCAGACCAACACCAACGACGATTCGACTTACTATTCCATCCCGCCAGCTTTTACCCCATCCGAATCTAAAGACCGGGACGAATTCCAAGACTCGGTCATCTCACCCGCACTCGTCACCAGAACCGCACCGGTCCATCACGACAGCATACGACAACTCAACGACCTACAAAACAACAGTCCGTTCAAATTCGAAACGGAATTCAATAGCTTTGACAGCGACGACTACCCACAGTATCCCCCCTTCTTGACTGAGCAATCAGCtcgacaacagcagcaggcgCAGCAGCTGTCGCTTGACGCCACCCCGGAGAGAAGTCTCCCCAAATATGTTATCGGAGTCGCTAGCGAAGATGGAACGGAGGACAACTTTTTTGACACCAAGCCAGCACATCACGCGCCAACTGTTAGACGTCATTCACTTTACAGGGACCAATTCGTCAGACGCCCCAGCGCCCAGCCCCAGCAACTGCTGCTTGACGAGTCGCCCTTCGCCCGCCGGTCGCTACGCTACGCCAATGCTAATGAAGAGCCGCGTTACAATCGCCCCAGATCTAATCGTCGATCGACGGCCGAAGAAATCCGAAGATACAGCAGGAATATCCGCAACGGACATTACATCGCTTCCAAG GTTTTGTGGAGGGACCCTCATTCTCTGGCTGACGGGCAGCTGCGCAACCGACGATTCCTCGGTGTCATCCGACCTTCCGTTTACGCTGATTAA